From a single Nicotiana tomentosiformis chromosome 2, ASM39032v3, whole genome shotgun sequence genomic region:
- the LOC138906824 gene encoding uncharacterized protein — protein MDVQALANRFVTLDISEPSRILACIVSHSSFLERVKVRQYDNSHLLVIRDTMQHSEVKEVTISDDGVLRLQCWICVPNVDGLRKLILKEAYRLWYSIHLGTTKMYRDLKQHNWWKRTKKDIVEHVLWCLNCQQVKYEHQRPGGLLHRLDILK, from the coding sequence atggatgttcaggctttggccaacaggttcgtgacgttggatatttcggagcctagcagGATTCTTGCTTGCATTGTATCTCATTCATCCTTTCTTGAGCGCGTCAAGGTGCGTCAATATGATAATTCCCACTTGCTTGTCATTAGGGACACAATGCAGCACAGTGAAGTTAAGGAGGTGACTATtagtgatgatggggtattgaggcttcAGTGTTGGATATGTGTTCCCAATGTGGATGGCTTGAGaaagttgattcttaaggaggcttATAGATTATGGTATTCCATTCACCTAGGCACTACAAAGATGTACCGTGATTTGAAGCAGCATAATTGGTGGAAAAGGacgaagaaagacattgttgagcatgttttatggtgtttgaactgtcaacaggttaagtatgagcatcagaggccgggtggtttgcttcatagGCTAGATATACTGAagtag